In the Panthera uncia isolate 11264 chromosome B1, Puncia_PCG_1.0, whole genome shotgun sequence genome, caatgaaaaataatgagtcGTTGATGCACACAATATGGAGAAACTCTAAAACATTGTGCTTAGCAAAAAGGGGCCATAgatttatgtaaaattcaaaatcagGCAAAACTAACCTGTAATATTAGAAATCCACTGAGTAGCTGTCtgggtcagggggtggggggaattgACTGCAAGGGGCACAGAAGGACttttgaggtgatggaaatgttctataccttgattgtggtggtggttacacggatgtgtacatttgtcaaaacttattcaagtgagaatttaaaacaggtgcattttattatatgtgtatattatacctcaataaagttgattttttatgAAGAGGTTTTTGTCCTTCAGGAGTCTGCaattcagatggggaaactggatTAGAAGTCCGGGGTATCTCCCTATGATCACACACAAGCCAGAGGGGCACTGGGCCCTGATTTATGCCTTGCACAGCCAGGTGCCATGGAGATCTGAGGAGAGGTAAGTGGGTGAGGGACTAGTCAGTATACCTTTCAGGAGGAACCTGTCCCAGGAtctgaagggaaagggagaatctgaGGAGTGGAGAGAAGGCTCGGGGTCCCCATGGACATATTCAGCACACGGAAGTAGCGTGCGGATGGCCTCCAGGCAGGCCATGCAAAAGACTGTGGCTAATTCAGATGAAGTTAGATGTGGGGAAGAATAGAGTCTTGAAAGCAAGGCAGAGGATATATAAGGCTGCAAATGGGCATCCACATGGTTCCTAAGCAGGGCAATAGCAGCACGGGAGTGATCAGGCTATGGGCGAGGAATCCAAGTCCAGGAATCCACGAAGGAGGCTCTGGCAGATGTGTAGACGTGAATTGACGGGTGCCTGACTTAGTGAGGTATCTTGTGAATACAAAGACCTAAGAACCATTCTGATGAGCACAAGCCATTGGGAAATGCTGACTCTGTCTTACAGAACTTTCTGAACCTTGAAGAGGCTGCCAACCCCAATGGATAGATCTCAGACTCTGAAGTGCACAGCCCTAACTCCAAGCCTGACTCCACCACAAACTTGGGCAAATTCTTAAAGCACCTCAAACCCGAGTTTTCTTATTTGcaatatggaaataataattcTCAACTTGTGGGGTTATTGAGATTACAGGTGAGGTTGGTGAAGCACCTACCATCAGGTGGTAACAAATGATAGACATTACAATTAGTTCTGTGGTTGATCAGAGATTCCTAGGACTACTGGACGAGGTATCTCCTCCCTTTGGATCTCAGAAGTGGGGTCACAACTACACTGCAtgagtgaaaagagaaaagttaatgTACCCATAAACCTACAGGTATAGTAGTCATCAAGGATAAGCAACACTGGGTATAAACATTATTCACATATGTGCTGTGTATAGGccacagaaagagagtgagatgGGTCCTTTTCACTAAATAACAAAGGGTCAAGGGGCTGATTATGAAAATTTGGGCCAAGGGGTTCATAATTTGCAGTTTTTCCATTGGGAGAAGGATGcctttttaatttgcaaattgaCCGAGAGTAGCCTACTTAGCCAAACATCTCTGTCATTAAGTGGCCCCCTCGACGCTTTGACGCAGGTAACTGTGGCTCTGAGGGAATCCTAGGAGACCACTGCTCCAGAATCTCGCCTCCAGGTAGGGGCATATGTTGGGGATGTTGGGCAAGTACGAACTTAATATAGTTGCTcaaatctagaaaatataattttctctatATTGAGATAGGAAACAGGTATTTCCTGAACACATACTGTTTATACGGCAGGCACTTTACTAGAGGTTTTACCTGGATTGTCCGGAATAACCAACTGTTCACTTATTCAACAATTACTTATTGAGTTCCAACGGGCACTGTGCAAAATGTTAGGGATGCATTGGGACTATAAGCACAGGAGATCACTACCAGTCGAGAACAGATCCAGAGCAGAGGCCCAGCACATAACCAGGCCCTAGTAGtggaaactctgtgtgtgtgtgtgtgtgtgtgtgtgtgtgtgtgtgtgtgtgtNNNNNNNNNNNNNNNNNNNNNNNNNNNNNNNNNNNNNNNNNNNNNNNNNNNNNNNNNNNNNNNNNNNNNNNNNNNNNNNNNNNNNNNNNNNNNNNNNNNNNNNNNNNNNNNNNNNNNNNNNNNNNNNNNNNNNNNNNNNNNNNNNNNNNNNNNNNNNNNNNNNNNNNNNNNNNNNNNNNNNNNNNNNNNNNNNNNNNNNNNNNNNNNNNNNNNNNNNNNNNNNNNNNNNNNNNNNNNNNNNNNNNNNNNNNNNNNNNNNNNNNNNNNNNNNNNNNNNNNNNNNNNNNNNNNNNNNNNNNNNNNNNNNNNNNNNNNNNNNNNNNNNNNNNNNNNNNNNNNNNNNNNNNNNNNNNNNNNNNNNNNNNNNNNNNNNNNNNNNNNNNNNNNNNNNNNNNNNNNNNNNNNNNNNNNNNNNNNNNNNNNNNNNNNNNNNNNNNNNNNNNNNNNNNNNNNNNNNNNNNNNNNNNNNNNNNNNNNNNNNNNNNNNNNNNNNNNNNNNNAAGTTTTGTGGGACCCAGCAAAAGAATCACAGAAATTTGTGTCCAAATGCTTATTTTAAACAATGAGAAATGTCTACACTTAtgacttaaaatttcatttaaaaaattttaaaaatggaggacAAGGGGAGCCCAAGTAcatagaatgaatgaaagagcaaATCCTATAGACATTAAAATGTTTGGAACAGATCCAAGGGAACAGGGTACCCTTCGAGGGACTAGTCAGCTCTTGAAGTTTTAGCTTCCTAAATTGGAAGATTAGTTCACTGATTTGggatctttcctctttttaaatggagacatttacaactataaattttcctctaagcattCCTTTAGCTGCATCCCCTAagtcttgttttgctttgttttcaattttcattcacctaatattttctaatttctcttttgatttcttctttgacccattgctGATCTAGGAGCATGTTGTTCATTTCCACATCTTTGTGACTTTCCCAAGTTTTCTCTTGTTATTCCTTTTTGGTCAGAGAgcatacttggtatgatttcgaTCCTTTGAAATCATTGAGGCTGGATTTTTGGCTTACCATATGGCCTATTCTGCAGATATTTTGGAAGAACGTCTACAGAACGTCTCATGGgaccttgagaagaatgtgtattttgctgttgttggctGGAGTGTGCCATAGATGTCCAACTGGTTCACAGTGTCTTCAGATCTATTtccttattaaatattaaagtcctccaatatttttgttgaattatCGGTTTCTCCCTGCGATGTGTCAGTTCTcactttgtgtattttgtgacTCCTGTGAGGTTTATATACACTTATAATTGTCATGTTGACTCATGAGGCTTTCACTCCTCTACCATTGTACAAAGTTCTCTTGCCTTTGgctatatctttttccatccgtTTTGATCTCTTTAGTTCCTTGAATCTAAACTGTGTCTCTGGCACACAGCATAGAGTTGCATCTTCTTTACATACTCCATTCTGCTAGGTTCTAACTGGAGTGTTTAGCCCATTTGCATTTAATGCCATAATTGATGAGGTAAGATTTGCATCTGccatttgctatttgttttctaaacGTTATGCCTCTTTCCCCCCTCTGTTCCTGCATTACTGACTACTTTTGTGTTAAACAGATATTTCCTGAGGTACCATTTGAATTCCCTGTCATTTATCTTGCAATCCATGTTTGAGTGATATTATAAATGACTTGGGGGTTgcaattaattttaaacaatctAGTTTGTTTACAACCACCCaccgcctgggtggttcagttggttaagtgtctgacttcagctcaggtcatgatctctgggttcatgggttggagtctCACGTCAGActctctgctcagagcctggagcctgcttggattctgtgtctccctctcttcccctaccctgctcactctctctctctctttcaaacataaataaactttaaacaatctAGTTTGGATCAATACTAATTTGATTCCAATGGTGAACAAAAACGTTATTCTGTGAAGCTTggctttctccccctttcttttgttctgattAGAAAGAAATTGGAGTTTTGAAGGATGAGAGCCTCTCACTGGCCTTGAAGGAGAAACTGCTGTTCTATGGGAAGAGCCATTgggcaggaaaaagaaagcagcctCGGCTCGCTCAGGACAGCCCGATGCTGACAGCCTGCAAGACAACAGCCACCCACCCCAGGCCTAGGACCCCAAGTGAAGAATTTTCCCAGCGGCCCCAGGGGTGTGCAAATAGATCTCTTGCCTTGGATTAGACCCAAATCTGGGCCAACACCATGCTGTCAGTCTTGTGAAACCCTGAGCAGGGAGTCTAGCTACCCTGTGCCCAGACTTTGGACCCATGGAAGCCTGAGAGATAACGTGTGCTGTTTAAGCTGCTAACTTTTGTGGTGCTTTGTTGTACAGTGAAAGAAACGGATACCGCAATGTTCCAAGATAAATCTCCTTTTGGAAAGCatatttctgtgttctttcaaGGCTCCCGTGTGGCCCACGGCACTCTACTGTGTCCTGAATGTTTGATATTGTTTCTGGTCCATCTTATGAACTTATCTTAAACCTAACCTCCCAGGTCTCTATCTTAAACCACTTACTACGGTTCCCTTGCTCTAGCAGGCCACATTATTTGGGAATTTTCCCTTTAGGATGGTTTCAGCCCAGTGACCTTGAGTAGCATTCACGGGGTCTGTGGAAGCCACGCCCCTTTGCCCTCCCTAATCTCGTGAGTGCAGTCCACTCCAGTGCTGACTTTTCTGTCCTGCCATGGTGCACAACTCCAGTAGGAGCTCTTTGCCTGTAGACACTTTGAAGTGTGGGCACCTGGGAGAGGCAGCCACtgctggagaggtgggggagagaaccCCTTCCTCCCATCCACCATTCTCCCAccaaggagagaccaaaagatGTACTGGAGTGCAAAATGACCAATCGTATGACGGTAGCTCAAACATTAAGCAAAATACTGTTCGTCTCATATGTAAAAACTGAGTGATCAAATTTGAGTAGCTGCTCATAAGGATGAATAATTTTGACCTTTATTGTATGAAgctacaaattttatttcatgaggCAAAAAGTTATATAGTCAACCATCCATGCTTAGTCTAGGCTGAGCATTGTAAGTCAATCTCTGGCATTTTCATTTATAGGCAAGAAAAGAAGTGAGAAATTGGTGCCACAGACATTAATTGAGTAGGTATGGGTTGCTTAAAAAATACACCATAAGTTCTAGAAGAATGACAATGTATGGATATACCAAGAAATGACGTGGATAATTTCTTGTATTCTATACAATTATAAGTCCACTGACACAAATGCAATgtcctttctgtttctctattttgttaaaattggtacacatagatagatacacagaacATGACGGGGGTATACACGTCTGTTTCTGGCTCCCAGGCTATGACCTTGAGGAAGTGACagcttctctgggtctcaatttcttcaaatataaatagagataataaaatcTACTTCATAAGGTTATATTGAGTTCTCTGAGGAAAGTATGGGGGAAGTACTCACAAATGACAAGGTACTCCACAAATTTGTAGTGGTAGTATCTGATTAGGCTCTTAGGCACCTTtgaatcttgattttaaaatcaataaaaaataagcaaagaaacaaaacaaggggagAAAGAAACCGGAATGATTCTGAGACTCACTCATGGTGTTTCTTGGGTAAAGCCACCCAATTTCTCTTGCCCTCCTTTGAAAGTCCAGGCCTGCTTCCAAGACTGGAGGAGGGCCGATTGGGTTCAGCTGACCTTCCGTCGGCAACAGAAAAAGTTCAGCTTGCAATGTCCAACAGGCTTCTCATCCTCAGTACACATCTTTCTGCACTTGCCCCGGCCGAGCCTGCATGGCTCACAAGCAGCAAAGTCACCTACACCAGAAAGATCTGCTGACACACCTGTCCAGGGACTCCCTGGACGTGGGGAGAACATCAAAGGCCACCCAAATAAGGGAGGGTTTATATGGTCATAAAGAGTGTTTTTAAGAGCCAGCCCTGATTTTTCAAAGAGCTCTGCTTTTCTCAGGATGGAGATGGGGAGACTTAATTTTGAAGCAAGAGGTCGGCACATTCTTTGTTCCTCATGTGTTTATAACCTGGCCTGTGTCACAAGTAAGCACAGTGGGGCCAAGTGTCATGTATATTACAGAAGCATAAAAATACATACCTGATACTTCTGTAAAGGTTACAGGATAAAGATTAGAGGGCTATCTTGTGGTTTGAAAAGATCCTTGAAAGTAGAGGTGAAGTTCGGTGCggtttttttggggggtctgGAAATGGTGTGTGTCCTCTGCAAACTGCCTGATCTCAACTTTCTCATTTGTCAAATGAACATTCTAGAAACACTTGTCTACACTGTAAATTCTTTTAGTGGTCAAATGGAGTAATTCATGTGAGAACATTTTGCCAAACACTATTTAGTCAATTAgctgttttttgctgttgttactcTAAGCAAAAGCTTTTTTACATGAtcacaaaaaattttttcaggATAACTTTCATGGACCAGGGAGGTAGTGCCTTTGCCAGCCAAGAGTCCTTTATTTGCTGGTCTGGTTCTCCAGCGGCAACCTTTATGTTGCAaccccttattttctttcctattaacTACCTTCTTGTCAGTAAACCAGAGCTACATGGAATCTTACAGGTTGGTCTCACTACAACAACCACTCACTGGGCTCCTTGACAACTTATTTCCCCATCCTCAGTGGCTATTTAGGATTTTATGTTCCCTGTCTCATCAAAGAAGAcgtttcctccctctccttccctctcacatCATGGCTCAGTGACATGCCCAGAGTTGGTCCATTCCTGGACTGCATTACATCACCTTGATGCTGGATCTCCTCAGGTTGCCCACCTAACTTCTGAACACAAACCCAAGAGCTGTTTGTGCTCATGCTAATTGCTGCTTGCTTTGTGCTGAAGCTTGCCCGGGGGGCATGGGGATGGCTGTGACTATCCAATTGGTTCTACGAAGTCCACCGTTAGAGTCAGATCTGTTCCTCAGGCTTCGCTCTAGTAAAGCCCAAGTCCGCATCACATATCTCTTCTGTCAGATGTAGTGCACTCATCACAACTTGTGATAAGAATTCCTACTGGCTCTGAAACAAAGCCCCCGATGACTTTTATTCCAACCCGCTTTGATTGGGGGCAAGGGCAGACACAAGCTAACATTCTACTGAAGGCTTCCTGAGAACACTGAAAAACCAGTGCCCTGCTTCCTCGCCACACAACAATTCAACTCCTTGTTCGTGTCTAGCTGCTGATTTTATCGTTTTCTCCTTCTGAGTTCCAATCTTCTTCCTTACCTGGGAACTTCTGGGTGAGCAGCCATCCACCTTGTCTTCCCAGCTTATGTGAGTTCCACCCGTCTTCACTCAGATGATGCCCCAGCCCGTCTTACCTCCTGAGCCTTGCATTACCGAGGCAGGGAGGAATCAGCATTTTCAGCCCTGGAACCGGGTAGGATATGGACTTATGTTGTGTTTCTAATCTGACCTACGCTTCGGAATGCCAGGGAGTGTCTCTAGATGCCCATTTGCTGCCAAATTAGAACACCCATTCTCCTGCTAACCCGCTCTGGCTGTGTTTATATGCAGGGCTTACAAGCAATGGGCGGAGTGATTATTTGACAGCATCTGCTCTTTTCAGGCAGGGTGTGGTCTGACCGTTCAGTGCCTTGCCGTCTGTTGAGGATTTTGTATGCCACCTCTGCTCAAGGCTATTGCTGGGCGCTTTCCTACCTGGTTGGGAATCACAGAATTCAGACTTTGTGACTCTGGCATCCTGAGTTGGAAGCCTAGCTTACCACTTGTCATTCTGTCACCCGGGGACAATTATTTAACGTCTCATCCATGTCCCAGCTTCATCGTCTTGTATAAGACAGCAGTTACAATAGCACCCACATCCTAGGGACGTTTTGAAGGTTAAATGACATAATCCACATAAAGTTAATAGACTGCCTGGTGCACGGGAAGTGCTCAGTGATGAGTAGAACGTAAATTGTTTCTCCCTCCAAAATGCTGTCTAAACACTTTTAAATTCTGTTTGCAACTCTCCGGAGATATTTCTTTCGGTTCTGTTTATAATACGCATTCTTCCTGCAGAAGATAAGTATACAAAGAGATCAGGGGGTGCTTCAATGGGCACAGCTCTTCTGTATTGGCAGTGAGATTTCACCACTCCTTTATTTGATCCTTCTGAGACCAGTAGCATAGGCTGGGACACCTCTTACTGGGTTTAGGGGCAGAGCCTGTAAGACGTGGGCGAGCATGGTCTCAGAGCAGTGCTTCTTGGCCAGTACAAGCCTGATCCTGTAACCTTGCTTTCATTAGCACCACAAGCTAATGACAATAGGTCATTACCAGGTCCAAATCTCTGTAGCCAAAATTCCAATTCAGTAACTAAGAGATTTCCCTGTGAGATAGCAAACCCAGATATGATGCTGGCTACAAGAGGCAGAAATCTGGGGTTTCAGGCAACTCTATTCTTCTGATTATTTCTATCACACCTTGCCTCCAGAAGTCAGAGGGAGCTGACAGGTCAGAGGTCTTAAAAGTAGAAATTATACACAGGGGATTCAACTTACCTCCTGGAAGTGGCTTGGAATACTCGAGTCCTGCCTGGCACCCTAAATTCAAAATAGCACATTTTGGATTTTAAAGTCAGTGCAGGAAATAACGCTGTACAATACAACATTCCTGGCTCCACACATCTGCTGTCAAAGGTCAGCAGATCACAGAGGCTGTATCTTTATTCTATTTCTGAAGGCTAGCACTCTGGGTAACCAGTAAGAAGTTTAATAAAAAGGTTGGGGGTAGGTGGGAGAGGGAATT is a window encoding:
- the LOC125922521 gene encoding beta-defensin 105-like, with protein sequence MTLTRKMSYIVFAFFFIFAQFPSGCQAGLEYSKPLPGGDFAACEPCRLGRGKCRKMCTEDEKPVGHCKLNFFCCRRKVS